From one Microlunatus sp. Gsoil 973 genomic stretch:
- the istB gene encoding IS21-like element helper ATPase IstB has product MTSRNTKPGSAENKISSSASTRRDLASEVGFLTRALKAPTLREAVPRLAERARAESWTHEEFLVACLQREVAAREAHGGEGRIRAARFPARKSLEEFDFDYARGLKRDLIAHLGTLDFITARENVVFLGPPGTGKTHLGIGLGIRACQAGHRVLFATASQWVDRLAEAHQAGRLQQELARLGRYPLLIIDEVGYIPFEPEAANLFFQLVSSRYERASLIVTSNKPFGRWGEVFGDDTVAAAMIDRLVHHADVIALKGDSYRLKDRDLGRVPAATTEEP; this is encoded by the coding sequence ATGACCAGCCGCAACACTAAACCCGGCTCGGCCGAAAACAAGATCAGCTCTTCCGCGTCGACACGCCGGGACCTGGCCAGCGAGGTCGGCTTCTTGACCCGAGCATTGAAGGCACCCACCCTGCGCGAGGCAGTCCCCAGGCTGGCCGAACGGGCCAGGGCCGAATCCTGGACCCACGAAGAGTTCCTGGTCGCCTGCCTCCAACGCGAAGTCGCAGCCCGCGAAGCCCACGGCGGTGAAGGACGGATCCGGGCCGCCCGGTTCCCGGCCCGCAAAAGCCTGGAGGAGTTCGACTTCGACTACGCCCGCGGCCTGAAACGCGACCTCATTGCCCACCTCGGCACCCTGGACTTCATCACCGCACGCGAGAACGTGGTCTTCCTCGGACCACCCGGCACCGGCAAAACCCACCTCGGGATCGGCCTGGGCATCCGCGCCTGCCAAGCCGGCCACCGCGTCCTGTTCGCCACCGCCAGCCAATGGGTCGACCGACTCGCCGAAGCCCACCAAGCGGGACGTCTCCAACAAGAGCTCGCACGGCTGGGCCGCTACCCGCTACTGATCATCGACGAAGTCGGCTACATACCCTTCGAACCCGAAGCCGCCAACCTGTTCTTCCAACTTGTCTCGAGCCGCTACGAACGCGCCAGCCTGATCGTCACCAGCAACAAACCCTTCGGCCGCTGGGGCGAGGTCTTCGGCGACGACACCGTCGCCGCCGCCATGATCGACCGGCTCGTCCACCACGCCGACGTCATCGCCCTCAAAGGCGACTCCTACCGACTCAAAGACCGCGACCTGGGCCGAGTCCCAGCCGCCACAACCGAAGAACCATGA
- the istA gene encoding IS21 family transposase produces the protein MLSVEDWAEIRRLCRAEGLPIKLIARTLGVSRNTVRAAIASEAPPKYRRRPAGSAVDEFEDAIREQLKVVPTMPATVIAERVGWTRGITVFKERVRELRPAYLPPDPASRTSYQAGDIAQCDFWFPPINLPVGFGQVRRPTQLPVLTMVTGYSRWLSAVLVPTRAAEDLFAGWWQLIEALGAVPRTLVWDGEGAVGRHRYGRSELTADCQAFRGVLGTKVVILKKAEPEHKGVIERAHDYLERSFLPGREFAGPADFNAQLQAWLQTVNARPRRALGCAPTDRIGADRQAMLALPPVPPATGWRASTRLPRDHYVRLDSNDYSVHPAVVGRRIEVIADLERVRVLCEGRIVADHERVWGWHQTITDQDHLDAANRLRRDRDRLLRPVHDPAHDGGQVAVEQRRLTDYDTALGVDLDANPGTGLVDGGKAS, from the coding sequence TTGTTGTCAGTGGAGGACTGGGCTGAGATCCGCAGGCTGTGTCGAGCCGAGGGGTTGCCGATCAAGCTGATCGCTAGGACGTTGGGTGTCTCGCGGAACACGGTGCGTGCTGCGATCGCCTCCGAGGCGCCGCCGAAGTACCGGCGTCGGCCGGCGGGGTCGGCGGTGGATGAGTTTGAGGACGCGATCCGGGAACAGTTGAAGGTGGTGCCGACGATGCCGGCCACGGTGATCGCCGAACGGGTTGGTTGGACGCGTGGGATCACGGTGTTCAAGGAGAGGGTGCGGGAGTTGCGGCCGGCGTATCTGCCGCCGGATCCGGCGTCGCGGACGAGCTATCAGGCCGGGGATATCGCGCAGTGTGATTTCTGGTTCCCGCCGATCAATCTGCCGGTGGGGTTCGGCCAGGTCCGGCGGCCGACGCAGTTGCCGGTGTTGACGATGGTGACCGGCTATTCCCGTTGGCTGTCGGCGGTGCTGGTCCCGACCCGCGCCGCGGAGGACCTGTTCGCCGGCTGGTGGCAACTTATCGAAGCGTTGGGCGCGGTGCCGCGGACGTTGGTTTGGGATGGTGAGGGAGCGGTCGGCCGGCACCGCTATGGCCGATCGGAGTTGACCGCCGACTGTCAGGCGTTCCGCGGTGTCCTGGGCACCAAGGTGGTGATCTTGAAGAAGGCCGAGCCGGAACACAAGGGCGTCATCGAACGCGCCCACGACTACCTGGAACGATCGTTCCTGCCAGGGCGGGAGTTCGCCGGTCCGGCCGATTTCAACGCTCAGCTGCAGGCCTGGCTGCAAACGGTGAACGCCCGTCCGCGGCGGGCGTTGGGTTGCGCGCCAACCGACCGGATCGGCGCGGACCGGCAGGCGATGCTGGCCTTGCCGCCCGTCCCGCCGGCGACCGGCTGGCGGGCATCAACCCGACTGCCGCGTGATCACTATGTTCGGCTGGATTCCAATGACTACTCCGTCCACCCGGCCGTGGTCGGGCGGCGGATCGAGGTCATCGCCGACCTCGAACGCGTCCGGGTTCTGTGTGAGGGAAGGATTGTTGCCGACCACGAACGTGTGTGGGGCTGGCATCAAACCATCACCGATCAAGATCACCTCGACGCGGCGAACCGGCTCCGACGCGACCGTGACCGCCTCCTGCGACCCGTCCACGACCCCGCCCACGATGGAGGACAGGTCGCGGTCGAGCAGCGTCGGTTGACCGACTACGACACCGCCTTGGGAGTCGACCTAGACGCCAACCCGGGCACCGGGCTGGTTGACGGAGGGAAGGCATCATGA
- a CDS encoding Z1 domain-containing protein, translating to MTDQRPAWADALTNAFVALKNQQPTPPLGPLLTALAGTAVGDAELVAFVQQADENEPALTQARIALAKWDSQDEFFGHDDATTWAHSQERRAAIYARLGLSMEVAQAFTHRIEVFEKPSTTISKIFEPWYAVERKLRTSVYWDDYEAYLREVKKWPASSISSLDETTTEVMERLSRPTRPEAKQTKGLVVGYVQSGKTANFTGVVAKGIDAGYRLIIVLTGTIEILRAQTQRRMDMELMGVENILAGQDPNDPAVAKELDYQQDEEWKAERFVKHGEALNLPGVVEIARVTSHRSDYKRLPQAMTKLKFARKNKQKPLNDEENLFHSGAYVAVIKKNSAPLKKLIQDLKPLKNDLAELPVLIIDDESDQASVDTTNPAKWKKGSAENRKRTTINQLITEILQLCPRAQYVGYTATPFANVFVDPDDERDLFPADFVLSLHRPPGYMGVQEFHDVGKRWDDEKKTVANSNELAHIRPLVGDVGTDPVGRIEELQEALDAWVLSGAIKKYREANSDLRYRHHTMLVHESVKRDEHADTAADVRSLWSRAKFNSSGGFARLEKLYNKDFMPVMVARAEGAPIPTSFEELKPYIGAALAEITIDGDPVLIVNSDKEIQTQQKKLDFEADKVWRILVGGTQLSRGFTVEGLTISYFRRKAGQADTLMQAGRWFGFRPGYQDLVRLYIRRDSQVDLYEAFEALLMDEEAFRAELSQYAGFDEHGMPVLEPRQIPPLVSQHLPWLKPTARNKMWNAVIANKAPTDIQDLYGLPERGSEENRNNFDNVVVPLLEYATSEVMLPYELDGKSGLQQRARVGLIEAAEFNQLFDQLAWHPEYEANIKAFRGFITKATDDKKITEWAVVWTWPNTGGRSFDIPELGGDVSIVKRKRRARRIDFVGSDRKHRAAARPIALGEPVAPLGESATRGVVLVSVVPDREPDDATKPVERNELVGLISIAVPAKAVPRSNLIQWTVINSANPDDVVVDQQH from the coding sequence GTGACCGATCAACGCCCGGCATGGGCCGACGCTCTGACCAACGCCTTCGTCGCGTTGAAGAATCAGCAACCCACGCCGCCACTTGGCCCACTGTTGACCGCGTTGGCAGGGACGGCTGTCGGAGATGCGGAACTTGTCGCATTCGTTCAGCAGGCAGACGAGAACGAGCCAGCCCTGACCCAGGCCCGTATCGCCTTGGCCAAGTGGGACAGCCAGGACGAGTTCTTTGGTCACGACGACGCGACGACATGGGCCCACAGTCAAGAACGCCGAGCCGCGATCTATGCCCGACTCGGGCTGTCAATGGAGGTCGCGCAGGCGTTCACGCACCGGATCGAAGTCTTCGAGAAGCCGTCGACAACGATTTCGAAGATCTTTGAGCCTTGGTACGCGGTCGAACGAAAGCTTCGGACCAGCGTCTATTGGGACGACTACGAGGCGTACCTCCGCGAAGTCAAGAAGTGGCCAGCATCGTCGATCTCGTCGCTGGACGAAACTACGACCGAAGTCATGGAACGGCTCAGCCGGCCGACGCGACCGGAGGCGAAGCAGACCAAGGGGTTGGTCGTCGGCTATGTCCAGAGCGGGAAGACCGCGAACTTCACGGGGGTGGTCGCCAAGGGAATCGACGCGGGCTACCGGCTGATCATCGTTCTCACCGGCACCATCGAGATCCTTCGCGCTCAGACTCAGCGCCGCATGGACATGGAGCTCATGGGTGTCGAGAACATTCTGGCTGGGCAGGACCCAAACGACCCTGCCGTGGCAAAGGAGCTCGACTACCAGCAGGACGAGGAGTGGAAGGCCGAGCGCTTCGTCAAGCACGGCGAGGCGCTTAACCTGCCGGGAGTGGTCGAGATCGCTCGCGTGACGAGCCACCGCAGCGACTACAAGCGCTTGCCCCAGGCGATGACCAAGCTCAAGTTCGCCCGCAAGAACAAGCAAAAGCCGCTCAACGACGAAGAAAACCTCTTCCACTCGGGTGCCTACGTGGCGGTCATCAAGAAGAACTCCGCACCGCTGAAGAAGCTGATCCAAGACCTGAAGCCGCTCAAGAACGACCTCGCCGAGCTGCCGGTCCTGATCATCGACGACGAATCGGACCAGGCCTCGGTGGACACCACCAACCCGGCCAAGTGGAAGAAGGGCTCCGCCGAGAACCGCAAGCGGACAACGATCAACCAGCTCATCACGGAGATACTCCAGCTCTGTCCCCGAGCACAATACGTCGGATACACCGCAACACCATTCGCGAACGTGTTCGTCGACCCAGACGACGAACGCGACCTCTTCCCGGCCGACTTCGTCCTCTCCCTCCACCGCCCGCCCGGTTACATGGGCGTCCAGGAGTTCCACGATGTCGGCAAGCGCTGGGACGACGAGAAGAAGACGGTCGCCAACTCCAACGAACTCGCCCACATCCGGCCACTCGTCGGCGACGTGGGCACAGACCCCGTAGGACGGATCGAAGAACTTCAAGAGGCACTCGACGCCTGGGTGCTATCAGGTGCGATCAAGAAGTACCGCGAGGCCAACTCCGACCTCCGCTACAGGCACCACACCATGCTCGTTCACGAGTCGGTCAAGAGGGACGAGCACGCCGACACGGCCGCAGACGTCCGCTCGCTTTGGAGCCGAGCGAAGTTCAACTCATCTGGGGGATTCGCCCGACTCGAGAAGCTCTACAACAAAGACTTCATGCCGGTGATGGTCGCTCGTGCCGAGGGCGCGCCGATCCCGACGTCGTTCGAGGAGCTGAAGCCCTATATCGGAGCGGCCCTTGCAGAGATCACCATCGATGGCGACCCCGTGCTCATCGTGAACTCGGACAAGGAGATTCAGACACAGCAGAAGAAGCTCGACTTTGAAGCCGACAAGGTCTGGCGAATCCTCGTCGGAGGCACCCAGCTCAGCCGAGGGTTCACCGTCGAGGGCCTCACCATCTCCTACTTCCGCAGGAAGGCTGGCCAAGCCGACACGCTTATGCAAGCTGGCCGCTGGTTCGGGTTCAGGCCCGGCTACCAGGACCTGGTCCGCTTGTACATCCGTCGTGACTCGCAAGTCGATCTCTATGAGGCGTTCGAGGCGCTGCTCATGGATGAGGAGGCGTTCCGAGCCGAGCTCAGCCAGTACGCGGGCTTCGACGAGCACGGCATGCCCGTGCTGGAACCGCGCCAAATTCCACCGCTTGTGAGCCAGCACCTTCCTTGGCTGAAGCCGACCGCGCGTAACAAGATGTGGAACGCGGTCATCGCCAATAAGGCCCCGACCGACATCCAAGATCTCTACGGCCTTCCCGAACGCGGAAGCGAGGAGAACCGCAATAACTTCGACAACGTCGTCGTGCCGCTGCTTGAGTACGCAACGAGCGAGGTCATGCTTCCGTACGAGCTCGACGGCAAGTCGGGGCTCCAGCAACGTGCTCGTGTCGGGCTGATCGAGGCGGCGGAGTTCAACCAGCTGTTCGATCAACTGGCCTGGCACCCAGAGTACGAAGCGAACATCAAGGCCTTCCGCGGCTTCATCACGAAGGCAACCGACGACAAGAAAATCACCGAGTGGGCAGTCGTGTGGACGTGGCCGAACACGGGTGGGCGATCGTTCGACATCCCGGAACTCGGCGGCGATGTTTCAATCGTGAAGCGCAAGCGTCGTGCCCGTCGTATCGACTTCGTCGGATCGGACCGAAAGCACCGTGCCGCCGCCCGACCCATCGCGCTCGGGGAGCCGGTCGCGCCTCTCGGCGAGTCGGCAACACGTGGCGTCGTCCTCGTCTCCGTCGTTCCCGACCGCGAGCCGGACGACGCGACGAAACCTGTTGAGCGGAACGAGCTCGTCGGCCTCATCTCGATCGCCGTGCCCGCGAAGGCGGTGCCCAGGAGCAACCTCATCCAGTGGACCGTCATCAACTCGGCGAACCCGGACGACGTGGTCGTCGATCAGCAGCACTGA
- a CDS encoding PD-(D/E)XK motif protein, whose translation MALPIKGEPACRLRLDPKNGLITLVTPYDTPEPDVAKLKNVGFTAVSAGDDEYAELTVRVEGSVHGAYGLLATIADELQIEKMPLAAAVAAGVARHRNVFASRGAMTTEKEVGLLGELLFLEYLIHQIGAGPAASSWQGPLSEEHDFTFDSVHLEVKTTSSERRRHVIHGLDQLVPLRSVPLSVLSIQLTRTAPKGGRTLPQVVAQVRKIAGGHQVAVDARLASFGWQDDDADLYSTYWALRSQPRAYDVKGDFPAMRPDLVGPVVPNFALVSEVSYRVDLTDLHYDALPDPIGGFVESKES comes from the coding sequence ATGGCGTTGCCGATCAAGGGGGAGCCGGCATGCCGACTCCGGCTCGACCCCAAGAACGGTCTCATTACTTTGGTGACTCCGTACGACACCCCTGAGCCCGACGTCGCCAAGCTCAAGAACGTCGGCTTCACCGCAGTCTCTGCGGGCGACGACGAGTACGCCGAACTCACGGTCCGAGTCGAGGGGAGCGTTCACGGGGCGTATGGGCTCCTAGCGACCATTGCCGACGAACTCCAGATCGAGAAGATGCCGCTCGCCGCCGCGGTCGCCGCTGGCGTCGCCCGCCATAGGAATGTGTTCGCGAGCCGTGGAGCAATGACCACCGAGAAGGAGGTGGGCCTGCTTGGAGAGCTGCTCTTCCTGGAGTACCTCATCCATCAGATCGGAGCGGGTCCGGCGGCGTCCTCATGGCAGGGACCACTGTCGGAGGAACACGACTTCACCTTCGACTCGGTTCACCTCGAGGTGAAGACGACAAGCAGTGAGCGTCGCCGTCACGTCATCCACGGGCTCGACCAGTTGGTCCCACTTCGCAGTGTTCCGCTGAGCGTGCTGTCTATCCAGCTCACTCGGACTGCCCCGAAGGGCGGACGAACCCTTCCGCAGGTCGTTGCCCAGGTCCGGAAGATCGCTGGTGGCCACCAGGTAGCCGTCGACGCCAGGCTCGCGAGCTTCGGGTGGCAGGACGACGACGCCGACCTGTACTCGACTTACTGGGCGCTTCGTTCCCAGCCTCGTGCCTACGACGTCAAGGGCGACTTTCCCGCGATGAGGCCGGATCTGGTCGGCCCTGTCGTACCCAACTTCGCGCTTGTGTCGGAGGTCTCGTACAGAGTGGACCTAACAGACCTGCACTATGACGCACTTCCCGACCCCATCGGCGGATTCGTGGAGTCGAAGGAGAGCTGA
- a CDS encoding IS256 family transposase, protein MALSQSVVSELLEAFRAGEGVDLIRESVRTVMQELIETEVAEQVGAGRYERTDTRTNQRNGSRPRLLSTQAGDVELRIPKLRQRSFFPVILERRRRIDQALYAVVMEAWVKGVSTRAVDDLVAALGIGTGISKSEVSRICAGLDEQVQAFRSRTLHHTTFPYVFLDATYLHVRRTGQVTSMAVVVATGVTATGGREILGLDVGDSEDEVFWRGFLRTLRERGLSGVRLIISDQHAGLVAALGRQFQGVAHQRCRVHFARNLLALVPKSHKDMVASVFRTAFAQPDAKAAAAVWDQVREQLAQSFSKIGPLMDEAKAEVLAFTAFPRSHWPKIWSTDESVNAATRNRSRPFGIDSAPVSTARRSLPDPAAWSRGQGGAPGWTNDLDRGEDRGSVRRWWAWSTAKHRAGFGTGILGRAA, encoded by the coding sequence ATGGCGTTGTCCCAGTCTGTCGTATCTGAGCTGCTTGAAGCATTCCGTGCTGGTGAAGGCGTGGATCTGATCCGCGAATCGGTCCGGACGGTGATGCAGGAGTTGATCGAGACCGAAGTCGCCGAGCAGGTCGGTGCTGGCCGCTATGAACGCACCGATACGCGCACAAACCAGCGGAACGGGTCGCGTCCGCGGCTGCTGTCGACCCAGGCCGGTGATGTGGAGTTGCGGATCCCGAAGCTGCGGCAGCGATCATTCTTCCCGGTGATCTTGGAACGCCGGCGCCGAATCGATCAGGCCTTGTATGCGGTGGTGATGGAAGCCTGGGTCAAGGGTGTCTCCACCCGCGCGGTCGACGATCTGGTCGCCGCCCTTGGCATCGGCACCGGCATCTCCAAATCCGAAGTCTCCCGGATCTGTGCCGGCCTGGACGAGCAAGTGCAGGCGTTCCGGTCCCGGACCCTGCACCACACGACGTTCCCGTATGTGTTCCTCGACGCCACCTACCTCCACGTCCGCCGGACCGGGCAGGTCACGTCGATGGCGGTCGTGGTGGCGACTGGCGTGACCGCGACCGGCGGCCGGGAGATCCTCGGTCTGGACGTCGGTGACAGCGAGGACGAGGTGTTCTGGCGCGGCTTCCTGCGCACGCTGCGCGAACGCGGCCTGTCCGGCGTCCGGCTGATCATCTCCGACCAACACGCCGGCCTGGTCGCCGCGCTGGGCCGGCAGTTCCAAGGTGTCGCCCACCAACGCTGCCGGGTCCACTTCGCCCGCAACCTGCTGGCGTTGGTGCCGAAATCGCACAAGGACATGGTCGCCTCGGTGTTTCGGACCGCGTTCGCTCAACCCGACGCGAAAGCAGCGGCAGCTGTCTGGGACCAGGTCCGTGAGCAACTCGCCCAAAGCTTCTCCAAGATCGGACCGTTGATGGACGAGGCGAAAGCCGAAGTGCTGGCGTTCACCGCGTTCCCGCGGAGTCATTGGCCCAAGATCTGGTCGACGGATGAAAGTGTCAATGCCGCCACCCGGAATCGGTCCCGCCCGTTTGGGATTGATTCTGCGCCGGTGTCGACAGCCCGCCGGTCGCTGCCTGATCCCGCGGCCTGGAGCCGCGGTCAAGGTGGAGCGCCCGGCTGGACGAACGACCTTGACCGCGGTGAGGACCGCGGTAGCGTCAGGAGATGGTGGGCGTGGTCGACCGCGAAGCACAGAGCAGGGTTTGGGACTGGGATCCTTGGCCGCGCTGCTTAG
- a CDS encoding ATP-binding protein yields MVIASNDVIERIKLAPDAGLVKSLGANHTLESAIADLVDNSIDAGASRVSIRLLTRNDRLAQVEVLDNGKGIDAAAANAAMTIGHQRDYSDGDLGHFGMGLKAASFGHSDVLTVWSTSYGATPVGRRIRRADFSKDFTCEVLSADAAAERAADRQIVLGSELGTSIVWTDVRNAYRGRNRDEARSWLSTRNDALRSHLGVTFHRLLASKRLEIDVLIDERGEALAGPGVPILPIDPFGYATSGHPEYPKDLVARVGDSRVKLTCHIWPAKSDVTGFRIGTKSGEQFQGFYIYRNDRLLQIGGWSDTATPTPARQLARVVLEATGGPFVTMNPEKSGLKFEPVFHDAINKAEASDGTTFLTFLQDAESIYTDANKRKRRRKPAIRPDKGIAPAIRKRIGSELPFIDGDAVNIKWKRMPAGEFLDVDLPAKTLWLNSRYRRLFAPDGGSLNDAPVLKALVYLLTHQVFEGQHLGARDKDEIALWKSVLGAAAATEEHMRAE; encoded by the coding sequence ATGGTGATCGCCTCGAATGATGTCATCGAGCGGATCAAACTCGCCCCTGACGCCGGACTCGTTAAGAGCCTGGGCGCCAACCACACCCTGGAGTCGGCGATCGCCGACCTGGTCGACAACAGCATCGACGCCGGCGCATCGCGCGTTTCGATCAGACTCCTGACCCGCAACGATCGCCTGGCCCAGGTCGAGGTCCTCGACAACGGCAAGGGCATCGATGCAGCTGCGGCCAATGCGGCCATGACGATCGGCCACCAGCGCGACTACTCTGACGGGGACCTCGGACACTTCGGGATGGGCCTGAAGGCGGCTTCGTTCGGCCACAGCGACGTCCTGACGGTTTGGTCCACCAGTTACGGCGCAACGCCCGTAGGGCGCCGCATTCGCCGCGCAGACTTCTCCAAGGACTTCACCTGCGAGGTGTTGTCCGCCGACGCCGCGGCTGAGCGCGCTGCCGACAGGCAGATCGTCCTCGGCTCGGAGCTGGGAACGTCGATCGTCTGGACAGACGTCCGCAACGCTTACCGCGGACGCAACCGGGATGAGGCACGGAGCTGGCTGTCCACACGCAACGATGCGCTCAGATCGCACCTCGGCGTCACGTTCCACAGACTGCTCGCCTCCAAGCGGCTCGAGATCGACGTACTGATCGATGAACGCGGCGAAGCCCTCGCCGGCCCCGGCGTTCCGATCCTGCCCATCGACCCGTTCGGCTATGCGACGTCCGGACATCCCGAGTATCCCAAGGATCTGGTCGCGAGGGTCGGCGATAGCCGGGTGAAGCTCACCTGTCATATCTGGCCCGCCAAGTCCGACGTGACGGGATTCCGGATCGGCACCAAGAGCGGAGAACAGTTCCAGGGCTTCTACATCTACCGCAACGATCGCCTACTCCAGATCGGCGGCTGGTCGGACACCGCGACGCCAACACCTGCGCGCCAGCTCGCGCGAGTGGTCCTCGAAGCCACCGGAGGCCCCTTCGTCACCATGAACCCGGAGAAGAGCGGGCTGAAATTCGAGCCCGTCTTTCACGACGCGATCAACAAGGCGGAAGCCTCGGACGGCACCACGTTCCTGACCTTCCTCCAGGACGCCGAGTCCATCTATACCGACGCGAACAAACGCAAGCGACGACGCAAGCCAGCGATCAGACCTGACAAGGGCATCGCGCCAGCGATTCGGAAGCGAATCGGAAGCGAGTTGCCATTCATCGACGGAGACGCCGTCAACATCAAGTGGAAGCGCATGCCTGCTGGCGAGTTTCTCGACGTTGACCTCCCAGCAAAGACGCTATGGCTTAACAGCCGCTACCGCAGGTTGTTCGCCCCCGACGGCGGTAGCTTGAATGACGCCCCCGTTCTCAAGGCGCTCGTCTATCTGTTGACCCACCAGGTGTTCGAGGGACAGCACCTCGGCGCACGAGACAAGGACGAGATCGCGCTGTGGAAGAGCGTCCTTGGTGCGGCTGCCGCCACCGAAGAGCACATGCGGGCCGAGTAA
- a CDS encoding IS481 family transposase, whose protein sequence is MSHRNARLNVRGRKLLVERVCDQGWKVAHAAKAQGVSRQCASRWVGRYRAEGEAGLEDRSSRPHHCPNRTPVAVENKIIELRRSQRRGQDWIGPELGVPARTVCRVLRRRQIPYLADCDPLTGEVIRASKTTTTRYERDRPGELVHMDVKKIGKIPDGGGWKAHGRQMGSTAAAKKARIGYDYVHSLVDDHSRLAYSEILDDEKGPTCASFLARAAQYFADHGIDRIERVITDNHWSYRRSADLAAVITTIGAKHKFIKPHCPWQNGKVERFNRTLAIEWAYHQVFTSNAERAAALAPWLNLYNTRRRHTALGGLPPISRL, encoded by the coding sequence GTGTCCCACCGTAACGCGCGTTTGAATGTTCGTGGCCGCAAGCTGTTGGTCGAACGTGTCTGTGACCAGGGCTGGAAGGTCGCCCATGCCGCGAAGGCTCAAGGGGTGTCCCGTCAATGTGCCAGTCGCTGGGTTGGACGGTATCGAGCTGAGGGCGAGGCCGGTCTGGAAGACCGGTCCTCACGTCCGCATCACTGCCCGAACCGGACTCCGGTAGCGGTGGAGAACAAGATCATCGAGCTGCGCCGGAGCCAACGGCGGGGCCAGGACTGGATTGGTCCCGAGCTCGGTGTCCCGGCCCGCACCGTGTGCCGGGTCCTGCGCCGTCGCCAGATTCCTTACCTGGCCGACTGTGATCCGTTGACCGGTGAGGTGATCAGAGCCTCCAAGACCACCACAACCCGCTATGAGCGCGATCGTCCGGGCGAGCTGGTGCACATGGATGTCAAGAAAATAGGCAAAATCCCCGATGGTGGCGGCTGGAAGGCCCACGGCCGGCAGATGGGCTCAACCGCCGCAGCGAAGAAGGCCCGGATCGGCTACGACTACGTCCACTCGCTTGTCGATGACCACTCCCGGCTGGCCTACTCCGAGATCCTGGACGACGAGAAAGGACCTACCTGCGCCAGCTTCCTGGCGCGCGCCGCGCAATACTTCGCCGATCACGGCATCGACCGGATCGAACGCGTGATCACCGACAATCACTGGTCCTATCGCCGATCAGCCGACCTCGCTGCTGTGATCACGACGATCGGCGCCAAACACAAGTTCATCAAGCCGCACTGCCCGTGGCAGAACGGCAAAGTCGAACGCTTCAACCGCACCCTGGCCATCGAGTGGGCCTACCACCAAGTCTTCACCAGCAACGCCGAACGCGCAGCGGCCCTTGCGCCCTGGCTCAACCTCTACAACACTCGACGCCGACACACCGCACTCGGCGGGCTCCCACCGATCAGCCGGCTGTAA